The proteins below come from a single Candidatus Hydrogenedentota bacterium genomic window:
- the ispG gene encoding flavodoxin-dependent (E)-4-hydroxy-3-methylbut-2-enyl-diphosphate synthase: protein MAVAKRRETIGVMVGNVKVGGGAPVVVQSMTNTDTADPQSTAKQIMELADAGSELVRVTVNVPKAAEAVAEIVRHIRDAGYTTPIVGDFHYNGHKLLAQCPECAKALDKYRINPGNTGKGASRDANFETICKIAADNGKPVRIGVNIGSLNPELVIHKMQENTDKQLGKPSDEVMNECMILSALESTQLALDAGLRHDQIVISCKTSTPVYLINLYRELSSKTDQPLHLGLTEAGMGAKGLVWSAAAMAPLLCEGIGDTIRVSLTPRPGSDRREEVYACCELLQALGLRSFAPSITSCPGCGRTTSTTFQELAEQTEAYVKKRLPEWRKRYKGIETLKLAVMGCVVNGPGESKAANIGISLPGSGESPVCPVYVDGEKVAGLKGSPQELASGFREIIDKYIETRFEHREKC from the coding sequence ATGGCAGTGGCGAAACGGCGGGAAACCATCGGCGTCATGGTGGGCAATGTAAAGGTGGGCGGGGGCGCGCCGGTCGTCGTGCAGTCCATGACCAACACCGATACGGCCGACCCGCAATCTACCGCGAAACAAATCATGGAACTTGCCGACGCGGGTTCCGAGCTGGTCCGGGTCACCGTCAACGTTCCCAAAGCCGCGGAAGCTGTCGCCGAAATTGTCCGGCACATCCGAGATGCCGGATATACCACCCCGATTGTCGGCGATTTTCACTACAACGGCCACAAGCTGTTGGCACAGTGCCCCGAGTGCGCGAAAGCTCTGGACAAATACCGCATCAATCCCGGCAACACCGGCAAAGGGGCGAGCCGGGACGCCAATTTTGAGACTATCTGCAAGATTGCGGCCGATAACGGCAAGCCCGTGCGCATCGGGGTCAATATTGGCTCGCTGAACCCCGAACTGGTTATCCACAAGATGCAGGAGAACACCGACAAGCAGCTGGGCAAGCCTTCCGATGAGGTGATGAACGAGTGCATGATCCTCTCGGCTCTCGAGTCCACCCAACTCGCACTCGATGCCGGGCTGCGACATGATCAGATCGTCATTTCGTGCAAGACGTCTACGCCCGTATACCTCATCAACTTGTACCGTGAACTATCCTCGAAGACGGACCAGCCGCTACACCTTGGCCTGACCGAAGCCGGCATGGGGGCCAAAGGGCTCGTCTGGTCCGCCGCCGCGATGGCCCCACTCTTATGCGAGGGCATAGGCGACACGATTCGCGTGTCGCTCACGCCCCGTCCCGGGAGCGATCGGCGCGAGGAAGTCTACGCCTGCTGCGAACTACTTCAGGCGCTGGGACTCCGGTCGTTTGCGCCGAGCATTACATCATGCCCCGGCTGCGGACGAACCACCAGCACCACGTTCCAGGAACTCGCCGAGCAGACCGAGGCCTACGTCAAAAAACGCCTTCCCGAATGGCGAAAACGTTACAAAGGCATCGAAACCCTCAAGCTGGCGGTCATGGGATGTGTCGTCAACGGACCCGGCGAATCCAAGGCCGCCAACATCGGCATCAGCCTGCCCGGTTCGGGGGAAAGCCCCGTTTGCCCTGTATATGTGGACGGCGAGAAAGTCGCGGGACTCAAAGGCTCTCCCCAGGAATTGGCAAGCGGCTTCCGCGAGATTATTGACAAATACATCGAGACCCGGTTCGAACACCGCGAAAAATGCTAA
- a CDS encoding uroporphyrinogen decarboxylase family protein — protein sequence MTGRERVLAMIEGREVDHLPLMPITMMFAADLMGVKYGKYASNHDVLAEAQSRVAEAFGFDFVSAISDPAREAADCGAAIEWFEDQPPAVDESHALLQRPEDLARLSIPDPLGGGRMHDRVKGVALLKKRVGNERIVEGWVEGPVAEAADLRGINHIMMDFFERPEFVRDLFDFIIEMELAFAQAQKDAGAELMGVGDAAASLVGPQIYEEFVWPAEKRLVDGLHAMGLKVRLHICGDTRAILKGMGRLGCDIVDLDFLAPAAQGRAAMGPDQVILGNLDPVRCLRDGSPESVREAIARCHREAGARFIVSAGCEVVRDTPRENLRALCEYARETK from the coding sequence ATGACCGGCCGGGAACGTGTGCTGGCGATGATCGAAGGGCGCGAAGTCGACCACTTGCCGCTGATGCCAATCACCATGATGTTCGCGGCGGACCTGATGGGGGTGAAGTACGGCAAGTATGCCTCAAACCATGACGTGCTGGCGGAAGCCCAGAGCCGCGTCGCCGAAGCCTTCGGGTTTGATTTTGTGTCGGCCATTTCAGACCCGGCGCGCGAAGCTGCCGATTGTGGCGCGGCCATCGAGTGGTTCGAGGATCAGCCTCCGGCAGTGGACGAGAGCCACGCCCTGTTGCAGCGCCCGGAGGATCTCGCCAGGCTCTCGATACCGGACCCGCTGGGCGGCGGGCGCATGCACGACCGGGTCAAAGGCGTCGCGCTGTTGAAAAAGCGCGTGGGGAATGAACGGATTGTCGAAGGCTGGGTCGAGGGTCCCGTCGCCGAAGCGGCCGACTTGCGCGGAATCAACCATATCATGATGGATTTCTTTGAGCGGCCTGAGTTTGTGCGTGACCTCTTTGATTTCATAATCGAGATGGAATTGGCTTTCGCGCAGGCACAGAAAGACGCCGGGGCCGAGCTGATGGGTGTGGGCGATGCCGCGGCTTCGCTGGTAGGACCACAGATTTACGAGGAATTCGTCTGGCCCGCCGAGAAGCGCCTCGTAGACGGCCTTCACGCCATGGGCCTCAAGGTGCGGCTGCACATCTGCGGCGATACCCGCGCCATCCTGAAGGGGATGGGACGGCTGGGCTGCGACATCGTCGATCTCGACTTCCTGGCGCCCGCTGCCCAGGGCCGTGCCGCGATGGGTCCGGACCAAGTCATCCTGGGCAACCTCGATCCTGTGCGCTGCTTGCGCGACGGGAGCCCCGAGAGCGTCCGAGAGGCCATCGCGAGATGCCACAGGGAAGCCGGCGCCCGCTTCATCGTCAGCGCGGGCTGCGAGGTCGTGCGGGATACCCCCCGCGAAAACCTCCGCGCCCTCTGCGAATATGCGCGTGAGACGAAGTAG